From one Hirundo rustica isolate bHirRus1 chromosome 8, bHirRus1.pri.v3, whole genome shotgun sequence genomic stretch:
- the UBE2D1 gene encoding ubiquitin-conjugating enzyme E2 D1 isoform X2: protein MVIKHELSDLQRDPPAHCSAGPVGDDLFHWQATIMGPPDSAYQGGVFFLTVHFPTDYPFKPPKIAFTTKIYHPNINSNGSICLDILRSQWSPALTVSKVLLSICSLLCDPNPDDPLVPDIAQIYKSDKEKYNRHAREWTQKYAM from the exons GAACTAAGTGATCTGCAGCGAGATCCACCAGCCCACTGTTCTGCAGGACCTGTTGGAGATGACT TGTTTCACTGGCAAGCAACTATTATGGGACCT cCCGATAGTGCATATCAAGGGGGAGTATTTTTTCTCACAGTACACTTTCCAACAGACTATCCTTTCAAACCACCAAAG attgcttttacaacaaaaatataTCACCCAAACATAAACAGCAATGGGAGTATTTGTCTTGATATCTTGAGATCACAATGGTCACCAGCTCTGACTGTTTCTAAAG ttttattgTCCATATGCTCCTTACTTTGTGATCCTAATCCAGATGATCCTTTAGTACCAGATATTGCACAGATCTACAAGTCAGACAAGGAAAA ATACAACAGACATGCAAGAGAATGGACTCAGAAATATGCAATGTAA
- the UBE2D1 gene encoding ubiquitin-conjugating enzyme E2 D1 isoform X1, with protein sequence MALKRIQKELSDLQRDPPAHCSAGPVGDDLFHWQATIMGPPDSAYQGGVFFLTVHFPTDYPFKPPKIAFTTKIYHPNINSNGSICLDILRSQWSPALTVSKVLLSICSLLCDPNPDDPLVPDIAQIYKSDKEKYNRHAREWTQKYAM encoded by the exons GAACTAAGTGATCTGCAGCGAGATCCACCAGCCCACTGTTCTGCAGGACCTGTTGGAGATGACT TGTTTCACTGGCAAGCAACTATTATGGGACCT cCCGATAGTGCATATCAAGGGGGAGTATTTTTTCTCACAGTACACTTTCCAACAGACTATCCTTTCAAACCACCAAAG attgcttttacaacaaaaatataTCACCCAAACATAAACAGCAATGGGAGTATTTGTCTTGATATCTTGAGATCACAATGGTCACCAGCTCTGACTGTTTCTAAAG ttttattgTCCATATGCTCCTTACTTTGTGATCCTAATCCAGATGATCCTTTAGTACCAGATATTGCACAGATCTACAAGTCAGACAAGGAAAA ATACAACAGACATGCAAGAGAATGGACTCAGAAATATGCAATGTAA
- the UBE2D1 gene encoding ubiquitin-conjugating enzyme E2 D1 isoform X3 yields MGPPDSAYQGGVFFLTVHFPTDYPFKPPKIAFTTKIYHPNINSNGSICLDILRSQWSPALTVSKVLLSICSLLCDPNPDDPLVPDIAQIYKSDKEKYNRHAREWTQKYAM; encoded by the exons ATGGGACCT cCCGATAGTGCATATCAAGGGGGAGTATTTTTTCTCACAGTACACTTTCCAACAGACTATCCTTTCAAACCACCAAAG attgcttttacaacaaaaatataTCACCCAAACATAAACAGCAATGGGAGTATTTGTCTTGATATCTTGAGATCACAATGGTCACCAGCTCTGACTGTTTCTAAAG ttttattgTCCATATGCTCCTTACTTTGTGATCCTAATCCAGATGATCCTTTAGTACCAGATATTGCACAGATCTACAAGTCAGACAAGGAAAA ATACAACAGACATGCAAGAGAATGGACTCAGAAATATGCAATGTAA
- the TFAM gene encoding transcription factor A, mitochondrial produces MAAAAAVLGRAAGLGLGLALGLLTAAGGRRLLRCGTGAALRERGTGALLGGAAVCGAGGAAERCLSRGISSYQRPKRPLTSYLRFVMDNRAAFREKNPGASNLELIRKLAGAWKELPASQKQVYEEANKTDWKRYGEQMAAYKAQLTPAQAAALKEERRKQRAKRRSMRAKRELNLLGKPKRARTAFNIFLSENYQQSEGSSPVAKMKKLFDRWQKLSASQKQPYLQLAEDDKVRYENEMKSWEAKMIQMGREDLVRSNKKRLKKKSAETAKKVETAKGSSGGNKAKLKKSEE; encoded by the exons atggcggcggcggcggccgtgCTGGGCCGGGCCGCGGGCCTGGGCCTGGGcctggccctggggctgctcacggccgcgggcgggcggcggctccTCCGCTGCGGGACGGGAGCGGCGCTGCGGGAGCGGGGCACGGGCGCCCTGCTCGGCGGCGCCGCTGTgtgcggggcgggcggcgcggcggagCGGTGCCTGTCTCGGGGGATCAGCTCGTACCAGCGCCCGAAGCGGCCCCTCACCTCCTACCTTCGTTTCGTGATGGACAACCGGGCGgcttttagggaaaaaaacccag GAGCGAGCAACTTGGAACTGATTAGAAAATTAGCAGGTGCATGGAAGGAGTTACCAGCATCACAGAAGCAG GTTTATGAGGAAGCAAATAAGACAGACTGGAAAAGATACGGAGAGCAGATGGCTGCTTATAAAGCCCAACTgactccagcccaggctgcagctttgaaagaggaaaggagaaaacaacGGGCAAAGAGAAGATCAATGAGGGCAAAACGA gaattgAATCTGCTTGGAAAACCTAAAAGAGCTCGTACCGCCTTTAACATTTTCCTGTCAGAAAATTATCAACAAAGTGAGGGAAGTTCACCTGTG GCAAAGATGAAGAAACTGTTTGATAGGTGGCAAAAGCTGTCTGCTTCCCAAAAGCAG ccATACTTGCAGCTTGCTGAAGATGATAAGGTTCGGTATGAGAATGAAATGAAATCCTGGGAAGCAAAAATGATCCAGATGGGACGTGAAGACCTGGTGCGTTCCAACAAGAAAAGgctaaaaaagaaatctgctgaAACTGCAAAGAAAGTTGAAACAGCCAAAGGTTCCTCAGGTGGAAAcaaggcaaaattaaaaaaatctgaagaataa